In Phaseolus vulgaris cultivar G19833 chromosome 7, P. vulgaris v2.0, whole genome shotgun sequence, the genomic stretch GGTGATTTACTGTTTTCAAAGTAAAATGGTCAACTACATCATTGCATTGGTATGGATAGTCCAAAAAGTTTTGCGGTTTCTGAAGCTGCACAATATTAATTCTAAATTGCTCTATAATCTCTTTGGTTTTACGGTTTTTATCCTTTAATATAAAATCTCAAATGTAAAAGGTTAACACCATTGTTCGCTCTGCCTTTCTCAGACGGGAAACATGTTTCTCAGTGAAGTTTATTTAGAGCGAGAGAGAGAGTTCAGTTCAATAAGGTAAAGTAGTTGAAGTGGTCCCAAGCGCTTGTGTGAAAATCTCAGGCCATCGATGAAACCCTAATTCTGACAGAAGTTAAAATTGAGAAGGAATTTGCTGTCAACTTTAATGGGACAATGTCCTAACAGTTAATTTGAAATATAGTAGAATGCAGGCATGCCTGAGATATGATTCGATTTTCACGGTTAATTATGCACATGTAAAGCAACGAGATAGTGGTCCCGGTTCTAGGGTTAGAAAATCAAAACCTAGTACATGTATGTCttggattattttatatatagccTTTTTACTGTTACTGGCTAAGTTTTACTTGCATTTGGGTTACAAAGTTGTGCTTCTTCTGCAGTTAAATCCTTATTGTGGCAAGACTATAAAGTCTATTTAACAATTGATCATGATATATAATATCAGTTGAGAAGAAGTTGGGGATCAATCACCAAGCATATATCTATTTGAACTGATAAACTTCGTTCATTCGCTTCATATGATAGACGTATAGAAATGAAATGTTGGGATTTTGCTAAGGTTACTCAAAGCCTCAGAACTGAACTACTAAATATGTTCTGCATAAACAATGTTCTAAAGAAATTAACATCAATCACCAGGAAGGTTGTAATTAGTTCTGGAGCAAATGATATGCATTGAAGTATCACGGAGATCAATTAATTCATTAACTAGAAAGGGAAGTTTCAAAGTGCAAAAATGCAAGAAATGATAAAAAAGATGAGAAGAGTTTCATCCATTTCAAAACCTAGCAAATTTTGTAGAATATATGTTAGATGTTAGTTACCATTACCATtactagtttctattattggtTTGTCAGAAACTCAGCTACTAATAATCCTTTGTGTACATATAAGATCACTTGTAAaacatacattttaaaaatgaatgaaaatgCTAACTGGTAATTAACTAATAATAGATAGTAATAATATAAGCTGAATCTAGCTAGAAACTAAATTCATCAACCCTATATTTAACAAAACATTCCCCTTAAGTCTTGAATATGATATTGAATAGAAGGAATCTGGTGTTCACAGTAACCTGATGGCAAATAATAATTAGCCCAAGATTTCATTTGGAAGTAAATACCTTCTGCAAACCGGCCTTGCCCAGTTTTATCTTCAACACACATGCTAAATCAGATCACTTTTATGAATGATTATAGTAGAAAATTTAGCGCTACTATTCTTAATCAATACCCATATAATTAATATACAACATTACAGAAGCTCAACAGTAGTGATACACTATTTAAAGAAGGTAGAAGGGGAAGTCCTCTTATTTGAGCAGATGTGCAGTTGCAAAATTACCTCACAAAATTCAACAAAATTAGAAGGGTTGTTCTTGTGATCCTTGCTCGATCTTCAGAAAAACACAGAAACCATGTATTCATCCAGATTGATCTGTAGTGGGAGGGTTTTGAACTTTGCCAGTAACCCTAGAGAGTGATGGTGGTGGAGGAGGAAGGATAAGTTGAGGTTGGTTGAGAGTTTGTGTTGCTGATCCTTCATATTTTTTGTTGTGATTCATTTTCTCCCTTTCAGCTTGCCTGTATTTATGTAAGTACCTTGCTATGGTCTCAGCATAGTTGTCAAACCCTAAGGAACTTAGAGCCCAACAGATGTCATCCCCATTAACGGTCTTGCGATTCTCCTTGTGACACTTGTCAGATGCCTCACCAGTCACAAAACTTATGAACTCTGTCACACACTCTTGCATTAGTTGTTTCCCTTCCTTGGAGATCTTTGCACTAGGAGGAAGAATTTGCTTCATGATTCTACCCACATTTGCAATGGGCAACGCTTTATCCTGCTCCTCCTGATCCATTTCTAAGATCAGATGGATACTGTGCACACCTTAGATTTTGATCTATGTATGAACAAAACTTTCAATGTTTTAAATAGATTATCTGTTTAAATTTATACATGTTTTTGTGTAACTGAAGCCAATTTGTGAAACACGATACAAATGTCACATGTGAAAATGCTGGTATGTTTATTGTAACGCAACATATTAACGGATTTAATTAGGTCTTTTCATAAAAATATGCCAATGTATCATGTTAGAGAGGAAAAACCACATCTTAATAAATAAGAGATGAATAAATTTTACTCAAGTACTGATTAGTTTTTCGATTTCACAATAAAATTTGTCTTTAGGTTATGTTTAACAAAAAGTTACTAGAAAAGTTGAGCTTAAGAATTACATgaaaaaattaactaataatttaaagtTATCTAAAAACTTATTGAATTTTAagtgataaataaaattatactaattaattaataagtataaaattacacaaataaatatgtttatattaaatttttatataaatttaacttaacTTTATGGAAAAAAGATaattcaagttttattttattttagttaattttacattttgtaatttttaaatataaaatattttaattacactttttaattttaattttgtgcaTTAATTATATATTCTTAAGATATTCCagtcaaatttaaataaaatataataacttgtaaaaagaaataatagaatcctaatttatgtaaaaaaaaattataataaatttaattaatattttaaggataaaaatataacttaaatagtaagaaaagttaaaatattacttaaaactaaatacTAGTGATATAGTCGAACTACTTTTTAGCTAATAACAAAGAAATTTAAAGCTAGTTGAAATGTTTTTCTTACCTAAATTATtatcatataattttatttttttaaaaataatgtattatctaaaatataaattaataatataattatggcTGAATCATAATATGATAGcagtttttaaataaacaagTCTCTAAAATTATTATCCAAGTACACAACATATTCTTCAAATAATTAAATGGAGACATCATCATTTACAACTTGTGTTTTATTAGAATATGTATTAGATTAGGTATACCTCTGTTTATAGTAATCAATATatatcattaaatttttttttaatggtaGATGTAAATGATAAATACACATTTTTAAGTAATAAtctaacaaataattaatttttaatatcagTCAttcgtgtatatatatatatatatatatatatatatatatatatatatatatatatatatatatattcaacaatacatatgtatttaaaatgaaaactaTTAATTcttgttatatatataacataggGAAAAAATAGACTTAGAGAATAATAGTATTGAAGTCGATAGAAATGAAAAATGAGCtcaaattatttgttttaagaATCTTTTGCAATACAATTTGGCTAAAAGATGGCAGGAGAAGATACGAGAAAAAGATGACAAAATTCCATGACAATTTTTAATGCTAATGCATGAATTAAATGGCATATGTGATTGCAGTTTTCCTGGGGAAATCTGCTTAAAAATATGCAAGTCTGCCATTTACTTTCTATTTTGGGTGGGCATAAAGCTGAGTGGCACACTAAAAATCACATATTCTGCATCCAAAGACAAGTGCTACTGTTcaattttttgtgttttttagaATCAAAGTTTATGAGTTAAGGTACAATTGGTCCCCCACACACCCATTTTTTATCCataatttatttagttattgGAGAATAATATAATCTTAGTGTTCCTACTACTCACATAAGTGGAGCACATTTCTGCATTTTCATGTTCTGGGACAGATCCGACCTAAACATACCTAAAAAGAAGTTTTTACATaccataatttcttttataatagCCTTtgctttatgttaaattatgtttttgacAATCTTTTGTGGCAATGGCAtttcttcttttataaattCGAATTCCTTAAGCTTTATCAAATTCTAGGACTCTCCTCTTGAATATTAACTAAACCAATTGATGCTTAGATTCTCAACATATGAAAAGGTTTACATCTCATCATTTTAATAACTTTGCTTTTGAATGCAGCTACAATAACACTATTTTACATCAATTTTGTTAAAGATTATACTGATCATCAATGTAGAAAGAGCATAGTTGGATGTAATTAAGGTCTTTCAATATCAATTATATGAATACATGAAATATATATTCCACATGAAAAATCACATTTTATATAGATTTTAATAACAGTCAATGTAGAAGGTAAGCCTTTTAATGTGCTGTATGTAAGATAGTAGAATACGCTATTTTTAAAGCTGTCAGGTTTAGTTATGTTCTTACACTTTCTTATATGTgatcaatcttttttttttttgttattattaacaAAAGTGAACTTTTTCCtaaaagttttaatttgtttacaGCAAGCATGTTTCTATACATATGTATAAGGTTGGGCTTCTTCTTTTCAACTTTATGGCATGATTATTGATTGACAATTGTAACTTTGTGTGCAATTATATGAAAGTAATATTTGCATGGTTTGTTGAATAATGAATGGCAttattcatttataaaaaaacacatttttaaattattttttatattatatattttttgaatttttatgttttaaaagtttgtatTTGTTTAGACGTTTTTTTAGGGTTTTTGCGTGCGTTGAACCATATATCTGGTGGAGTTAAAAAAAAGTCCGTATTTAATTTCAACACAAGATTGAAGAGTTTTTTTTACATTTGCAtctattttgaattatttaaatttaagtaaataaatttgAGCGTAATGATAATAGTTGAGAAAAGATTCAACGTTGAATAGCATAACAAGAAGTGAAAGGCAATATAAGGATGAAATTTGTTATTACGAGGAGATTTTTTCAAGTCTGAGGTTTTGGATTGTAGTTCATCACAGAATCTCTAACATTTCTACCTTTCTCTCATGCTTCCAAACATTCGTACACCTTATGCTATGTTTGGTTTAGACAGGAACGTAGCACTATATCAGAAGTGCagtaatttatagtatataagtagggTAATTCTTGAGTGAATTGAGAAAAAAGTTCCCCAAACAAATTTGCTTGTTTCTATCCGCTTGTTGTTTTACTTTCACAATGATTCAGTGATGCACAACATCCAAAATTAATAATGTTCCAAGCCACTAAATACATAGTTTAAAACTGAATTGCCATTTTGTGCACCAGAAACTTCCATTTGTAGCATGCTGTTCATATTGGTTCCTCTGTTTTCTACCTTGATAGGAGATATTTCACTTAGTCATGGGTTCCAACTTTGTTAGTTATATGGATACAAGCTACACAAAAAGTATGTTGTGGTTCTCTGTGAATGTTGTagctattttaaaaaaaaaacatcaagtCTAAAGGGAGTCAAGATAT encodes the following:
- the LOC137830015 gene encoding nuclear transcription factor Y subunit B-4-like, whose protein sequence is MDQEEQDKALPIANVGRIMKQILPPSAKISKEGKQLMQECVTEFISFVTGEASDKCHKENRKTVNGDDICWALSSLGFDNYAETIARYLHKYRQAEREKMNHNKKYEGSATQTLNQPQLILPPPPPSLSRVTGKVQNPPTTDQSG